Proteins from a genomic interval of Deltaproteobacteria bacterium:
- a CDS encoding ATP-binding protein — translation MIDRALQANIKKTSKSVLLLGPRQTGKSTLMQQLAPDLTINLARESEFLNFTANPDELEQRIAAIRPKTVFIDEIQRIPEMLNTVQALIDDAKQEKKALKFLLTGSSARKLRRGKANLLPGRILNYTLGPLTQYELGAGFNAKRAMALGTLPEPYLEPDISTATKLLEAYAGTYLTEEIQAEALSRNLQGFSRFIKVAASVSGQFLDFSKISQAAKVSRTSTIRYFEILEDTLLVYRLTPFTDTVTTADLIKHNKFYFFDPGVLNGLLNNFSVSLDRVGALFEHLLVSQLFATATALDKHVSIHTFRTRGGLEVDFILKIKDKIWAIEAKATSHPTTHDTNTLLAASKYLPAKTRYILTIPDGASRRLKNGIEIMALSKLLNELSH, via the coding sequence ATGATAGACAGAGCGCTACAAGCAAATATTAAAAAAACAAGCAAAAGCGTTTTGCTGTTGGGGCCGCGACAAACCGGCAAATCAACGCTAATGCAGCAATTGGCTCCTGATTTAACCATAAATTTAGCCCGTGAAAGCGAGTTTCTTAACTTTACTGCAAATCCCGATGAGCTTGAACAACGAATTGCCGCTATACGTCCCAAAACGGTATTTATTGATGAAATACAACGCATCCCAGAAATGCTTAACACCGTGCAAGCTTTAATTGATGATGCTAAGCAAGAAAAAAAGGCGCTTAAATTTTTACTCACGGGCTCAAGTGCACGTAAGTTACGCCGGGGCAAAGCCAATTTGCTACCTGGTCGCATATTAAATTACACTCTTGGGCCACTCACTCAATACGAGCTTGGCGCTGGCTTTAACGCCAAACGTGCAATGGCACTCGGTACATTGCCCGAGCCATACCTCGAACCAGATATCTCTACTGCAACAAAACTGCTTGAGGCTTATGCTGGCACATACCTAACAGAAGAAATTCAGGCTGAAGCCCTCTCGCGTAATCTGCAAGGATTTTCGCGGTTTATTAAAGTAGCGGCAAGTGTTTCTGGGCAATTTTTAGATTTTTCAAAAATTTCACAAGCTGCAAAAGTTTCACGTACTAGCACCATTAGATATTTTGAAATTCTTGAAGATACTTTACTGGTATATAGATTGACTCCATTTACAGATACGGTAACTACCGCTGATCTTATTAAACATAATAAATTCTATTTTTTTGACCCAGGTGTTTTAAATGGATTACTAAATAATTTTTCAGTTTCTCTTGATCGTGTTGGTGCCTTGTTTGAACATCTATTAGTTAGCCAACTCTTTGCCACTGCCACAGCTCTCGATAAACATGTTAGCATACATACGTTTCGCACACGTGGCGGTCTTGAAGTTGATTTTATACTTAAAATAAAAGACAAAATTTGGGCAATTGAAGCTAAAGCCACTTCGCATCCAACCACTCACGATACCAATACTTTATTAGCGGCAAGCAAATATCTACCCGCTAAGACTCGTTACATTTTAACTATTCCTGATGGCGCATCTCGTCGCCTTAAAAACGGTATTGAAATAATGGCGTTATCAAAGTTATTAAATGAACTATCACATTAA
- a CDS encoding type II toxin-antitoxin system VapC family toxin, protein METLANTVYVSSISIAEIKIKSSLGKLKISFNPVEKAIESGFELLDFRAEDALLLGSMPFYHKDPFDRMLVAQSISNNYPIISNDKKLSSYKCKIIG, encoded by the coding sequence ATTGAAACCCTGGCGAATACAGTATATGTAAGTTCAATTTCTATTGCAGAAATAAAAATTAAGTCATCACTGGGTAAATTAAAGATTTCATTTAATCCTGTTGAAAAAGCCATTGAGTCTGGTTTTGAACTTCTTGATTTCAGAGCTGAAGATGCCCTCCTGCTTGGCTCCATGCCCTTTTATCACAAAGATCCGTTTGATAGAATGTTGGTTGCACAAAGCATCAGCAACAATTATCCAATAATTTCAAATGATAAAAAACTAAGTTCATATAAATGCAAAATTATCGGTTAA
- a CDS encoding type II toxin-antitoxin system Phd/YefM family antitoxin, producing MIVNVSEAKAQLSKLLDMVYHGEEVTIAKNNLPIADLDQHRRKGKRKLGVAKGKIKIPQNFDDEDPEINRMFYGNNMHIIIDTHIFL from the coding sequence ATGATTGTAAATGTATCTGAAGCCAAGGCGCAACTTTCAAAATTACTCGATATGGTATATCACGGAGAAGAAGTTACTATCGCAAAAAATAATCTTCCGATAGCAGATCTAGATCAGCATCGCCGTAAAGGAAAAAGAAAGCTTGGTGTAGCCAAAGGCAAAATAAAAATTCCCCAAAATTTTGATGACGAGGATCCAGAAATTAACCGCATGTTTTATGGTAATAATATGCATATCATAATTGACACGCATATTTTTCTATGA